One stretch of Streptomyces sp. NBC_00443 DNA includes these proteins:
- a CDS encoding bifunctional DNA primase/polymerase, producing MATTDRQATTLALAHALSAAERGLAVIPLSRTKLPALRSPHRDDLDPAPCHGECGRFGHGVYDASTDPARIRELFAAAPWATGYGIACGLPPHHLIGIDLDTKSGTDSSAALRELALRHLFTIPPTVVVLTPSGGRHLWLTGPADVVVPNSAGRLAPGIDIRGAGGYLVGPGSRTDHGTYSTAPGTSHITPAPCPRALLRLLLPPPRTHPFTPPSAGGHGQGLVQFVLAAHEGQRNTRLFWAACRAYEDGIGPALVDPLVEAALDTGLTEREARATIASAARMTGHRP from the coding sequence ATGGCCACCACCGACCGGCAGGCCACGACGCTGGCCCTCGCACACGCCCTGTCAGCCGCCGAGCGCGGACTGGCCGTCATCCCCCTGTCCCGGACGAAACTCCCGGCCCTGCGCTCCCCGCACCGCGACGATCTCGACCCCGCGCCCTGCCACGGCGAGTGCGGCCGCTTCGGGCACGGGGTCTACGACGCCTCCACCGACCCCGCCCGCATCCGCGAACTCTTCGCCGCCGCCCCCTGGGCCACGGGCTACGGCATCGCCTGTGGCCTTCCCCCGCACCATCTGATCGGCATCGACCTCGACACCAAATCCGGTACGGACTCCTCCGCGGCCCTGCGCGAACTGGCGCTGCGCCACCTGTTCACCATTCCGCCCACGGTGGTCGTCCTGACCCCCAGCGGCGGCCGCCACCTCTGGCTGACCGGCCCGGCCGACGTCGTCGTCCCCAACTCGGCGGGCCGCCTCGCACCCGGCATCGACATCCGGGGTGCCGGCGGCTACCTCGTCGGCCCCGGTTCGCGCACCGACCACGGCACCTACAGCACCGCTCCCGGCACCTCCCACATCACCCCCGCGCCCTGCCCGCGCGCCCTCCTGCGCCTTCTGCTCCCCCCGCCCCGCACGCACCCCTTCACGCCCCCGTCGGCCGGCGGCCACGGCCAGGGACTCGTCCAGTTCGTGCTCGCCGCCCACGAGGGCCAGCGCAACACCCGGCTGTTCTGGGCGGCCTGCCGGGCCTACGAGGACGGCATCGGCCCCGCCCTCGTCGACCCCCTTGTCGAGGCGGCGCTCGACACCGGCCTGACCGAACGCGAAGCCCGCGCGACGATCGCGTCGGCGGCGCGGATGACGGGGCACCGGCCCTGA
- a CDS encoding bifunctional MaoC family dehydratase N-terminal/OB-fold nucleic acid binding domain-containing protein yields MGTGSAVAVYQKCQCDAPWGEWGEEDEGATVSYEPVVSHEVNEGDEFETRLKAYAGRRAAVARAGRDPVNAPMIRHWCEAMGDTNPAYSGPDAIAPPTMLQAWTMSGLVGHTGRTHAYDDLLGLLDEAGFTSVVATDCEQEYLRPLRPGDQITFDSVIESISEQKTTKLGTGYFVTTRMDIRVGPDLAGTHRFRILKYAPIRRAGRKSAQPDRGQKPSRPRPVVNRDNAGFWEGVEQHRLLIQRCTGCGTLRHPWLPGCNACGGLDWDTVEASGEGTVYSYVVMHHPPFPAFDPPYAVGLIELAEGVRVIGNVLGVPYDKVRIGLPVRLEFQEFEEELVLPVWRFREAEEMQEADT; encoded by the coding sequence GTGGGAACCGGATCGGCGGTCGCGGTGTACCAGAAGTGTCAGTGCGATGCGCCGTGGGGCGAGTGGGGCGAAGAGGACGAGGGGGCGACGGTGAGCTACGAGCCGGTGGTGAGCCATGAGGTGAATGAGGGGGACGAGTTCGAGACGCGGCTCAAGGCGTACGCGGGGCGGCGCGCCGCCGTGGCCCGTGCGGGCAGGGATCCCGTGAACGCGCCCATGATCCGGCACTGGTGCGAGGCGATGGGCGACACCAACCCGGCGTACTCGGGACCGGACGCCATCGCACCGCCCACCATGCTCCAGGCGTGGACCATGAGCGGTCTGGTCGGCCATACGGGACGCACACACGCGTACGACGACCTGCTCGGCCTGCTCGACGAGGCGGGCTTCACGTCGGTGGTCGCCACGGACTGCGAGCAGGAGTATCTCCGGCCCCTGCGTCCGGGGGACCAGATCACCTTCGACTCGGTGATCGAGTCGATCTCGGAGCAGAAGACGACGAAGCTCGGCACGGGGTACTTCGTCACCACCCGCATGGACATCCGCGTCGGCCCCGACCTCGCCGGCACCCACCGCTTCCGCATCCTCAAGTACGCGCCCATACGCCGGGCAGGGCGGAAGTCGGCACAGCCGGACCGGGGGCAGAAGCCGTCACGCCCCCGCCCTGTCGTCAACCGCGACAACGCCGGCTTCTGGGAGGGCGTGGAGCAGCACAGACTGCTCATCCAGCGCTGCACCGGCTGCGGCACCCTGCGCCACCCCTGGCTGCCCGGCTGCAACGCCTGCGGCGGGCTGGACTGGGACACGGTTGAGGCGAGTGGCGAGGGGACGGTCTATTCGTACGTCGTGATGCACCACCCGCCGTTCCCCGCCTTCGACCCTCCGTACGCGGTCGGCCTGATCGAACTGGCCGAGGGGGTGCGGGTGATCGGCAACGTGCTGGGGGTGCCGTACGACAAGGTGCGGATCGGGCTGCCGGTGCGGCTGGAGTTCCAGGAGTTCGAGGAGGAGTTGGTGCTGCCGGTCTGGCGTTTTCGGGAGGCCGAGGAGATGCAGGAGGCGGACACATGA
- a CDS encoding MaoC family dehydratase — protein MKAGHELPPLEVPITRTLIVAGAIASRDYQDVHHDAELARQKGSPDIFMNILTTNGLVGRYITDHFGPTAVLRKVAIRLGAPNYPGDTMVLTGKVEELDGSTATVRVTGANGIGKHVTGTVTVTVPEGPA, from the coding sequence ATGAAGGCCGGTCACGAACTGCCTCCGCTGGAGGTCCCTATCACCCGCACGCTGATCGTCGCCGGCGCCATCGCCTCACGCGACTACCAGGACGTGCACCACGACGCGGAGCTGGCCCGCCAGAAGGGCTCCCCCGACATCTTCATGAACATCCTGACGACGAACGGCCTGGTCGGCCGCTACATCACCGACCACTTCGGACCGACAGCCGTCCTGCGCAAGGTGGCCATACGGCTCGGGGCGCCCAACTACCCGGGAGACACGATGGTGTTGACGGGCAAGGTCGAGGAACTCGACGGCAGCACGGCCACGGTTCGGGTGACCGGCGCGAACGGCATAGGCAAGCACGTGACCGGGACGGTGACGGTGACCGTGCCGGAGGGCCCGGCATGA
- a CDS encoding lipid-transfer protein, producing MSVRARDALAGRAAIVGVGATEFSKDSGRSELRLAVEAVRAALDDAGLTPGDVDGMVTFTMDTSPEITVAQACGMGELSFFSRVHYGGGAACATVQQAALAVATGVAEVVVCYRAFNERSGRRFGSGVQHREPSAEGVALGWSLPFGLLTPASWVAMAAQRYLHTYGLTPEAFGHVAVMDRRYAATNPAAYFHGRPITLADHAASRWIVEPLRLLDCCQETDGGQAIVVTSVDRARDLPHPPAVIAAAAQGAGRGQEQMTSFYRDDLTGLPEMGVVARQLWRTAGLGPGEIDVGILYDHFTPFVLMQLEEFGFCGKGEATDFVAEERLPLNTHGGQLGEAYLHGMNGIAEGVRQVQGRAVNQIPGAERVLVTAGTGVPTSGLVLAADG from the coding sequence ATGAGCGTGCGGGCGCGGGACGCCCTCGCCGGGCGGGCGGCGATCGTCGGCGTCGGGGCCACCGAGTTCTCCAAGGACTCGGGGCGCAGCGAGCTGCGGTTGGCGGTGGAAGCGGTGCGGGCCGCGCTGGACGACGCGGGGCTGACGCCGGGGGACGTGGACGGGATGGTGACGTTCACGATGGACACCAGCCCGGAGATCACCGTCGCCCAGGCGTGCGGGATGGGTGAGCTGTCCTTCTTCTCCCGCGTCCACTACGGCGGCGGCGCGGCCTGTGCGACCGTCCAGCAGGCGGCGCTCGCCGTGGCGACGGGGGTTGCGGAGGTGGTGGTCTGCTACCGGGCCTTCAACGAGCGGTCGGGGCGACGCTTCGGGTCGGGGGTGCAGCACCGGGAGCCGTCCGCGGAGGGCGTGGCGCTCGGCTGGTCGTTGCCGTTCGGGCTGCTCACCCCCGCCTCCTGGGTGGCGATGGCGGCGCAGCGGTATCTGCACACCTACGGGCTGACGCCGGAGGCGTTCGGACATGTGGCGGTCATGGACCGCAGGTACGCCGCGACCAACCCGGCTGCGTACTTCCACGGCAGACCCATCACCCTCGCCGACCACGCGGCCTCGCGCTGGATCGTCGAGCCGCTGCGGCTGCTGGACTGCTGCCAGGAGACGGATGGCGGTCAGGCGATCGTCGTCACGTCCGTCGACCGTGCCCGTGACCTGCCCCACCCGCCGGCCGTCATAGCGGCGGCGGCCCAGGGCGCCGGACGCGGGCAGGAGCAGATGACGAGCTTCTACCGGGACGACCTCACCGGCCTGCCGGAGATGGGCGTGGTGGCGCGGCAGCTGTGGCGGACGGCGGGGCTGGGGCCGGGGGAGATCGACGTGGGGATTCTGTACGACCACTTCACTCCTTTCGTCCTGATGCAGCTGGAGGAGTTCGGGTTCTGCGGAAAGGGGGAGGCCACGGACTTCGTAGCCGAGGAGAGGCTGCCGCTCAACACACACGGGGGGCAGCTCGGGGAGGCGTATCTGCACGGGATGAACGGAATCGCGGAGGGGGTGAGGCAGGTGCAGGGCAGGGCGGTGAACCAGATACCCGGAGCGGAGCGGGTGCTGGTGACGGCGGGGACAGGGGTGCCGACATCGGGGCTGGTCCTGGCCGCCGACGGCTGA
- a CDS encoding SigE family RNA polymerase sigma factor, which produces MTTPVCTSASDAATRAFPNATYPSFTSYVRARQPVLLRTARSLTANPCDAEDLLQTALTKTYVAWERIEDHRALDGYVRRALLNTRTSQWRKRKVDEFACDELPEPEPTSGHGDDPAEQQALHDAMWRAIMRLPARQRAMVVLRYYEDLSEVQTAEVLGVSVGTVKSAVSRALGKLREDPELVLVR; this is translated from the coding sequence ATGACCACACCCGTCTGCACCAGCGCTTCCGACGCCGCGACGCGGGCCTTTCCGAACGCGACGTATCCCTCCTTCACGTCGTACGTACGGGCCCGCCAGCCGGTGCTGCTGCGTACCGCCCGGTCGCTGACCGCGAACCCGTGCGACGCGGAGGACCTGCTGCAGACCGCGCTCACCAAGACGTACGTGGCCTGGGAGCGCATCGAGGACCATCGCGCGCTCGACGGCTATGTGCGCAGGGCGCTGCTGAACACGCGGACATCGCAGTGGCGCAAGCGCAAGGTCGACGAGTTCGCCTGCGACGAGCTGCCCGAGCCGGAGCCCACCTCCGGGCACGGAGACGACCCGGCGGAGCAGCAGGCGCTGCACGACGCCATGTGGCGCGCGATCATGCGGCTCCCGGCGCGGCAGCGGGCAATGGTCGTCCTGCGGTATTACGAGGACCTCAGCGAGGTCCAGACGGCCGAGGTGCTCGGCGTCTCCGTAGGCACGGTCAAGTCGGCGGTGTCGAGAGCCCTCGGGAAGCTGCGCGAGGACCCTGAGCTGGTGCTGGTCCGGTAG
- a CDS encoding long-chain fatty acid--CoA ligase, producing the protein MSPREDAVLSTMQDVPLLISRILTHGSTIHGTSQVTTWTGEAEPHRRSFAEVGARAAQLAHALREDLGVAGDERVATLMWNNAEHVEAYFAIPSMGAILHTLNLRLPPEQLAWIVNHAADRVVIANGSLLPLLVPLLPHLKTVEHVVVSGPGDRSGLAAADVQVHEYEELIAGKPTTYDWPELDERQAAAMCYTSGTTGDPKGVVYSHRSIYLHSMQVNMTQSMGLTDQDTSLVVVPQFHVNAWGLPHATFMTGVNMLMPDRFLQPAPLAEMIEREKPTHAAAVPTIWQGLLAELTANPRDVSTLGQVTIGGSACPPSLMEAFDSLGMRVCHAWGMTETSPLGTVARPPAHAVGTAEEFAYRLTQGRFPTGVEARLTGPGGERIPWDGESAGELEVRGPWIAGAYYNGPDAEPLRPADKFSEDGWLKTGDVGIISRDGFLTLTDRAKDVIKSGGEWISSVDLENALMSHPDVAEAAVVAVPDDKWGERPLATVVLKEGASADFETLRAFLADEGKIAKWQLPERWTVIAAVPKTSVGKFDKKVLRRQYAEGGLDVTQL; encoded by the coding sequence ATGTCGCCCCGGGAGGACGCCGTGCTGAGCACCATGCAGGACGTACCGCTACTGATCTCGAGGATCCTGACCCACGGGTCGACGATCCACGGAACATCACAGGTCACCACCTGGACCGGTGAGGCCGAGCCGCACCGCCGTTCCTTCGCCGAGGTCGGTGCTCGTGCGGCCCAGTTGGCGCACGCCCTGCGCGAGGACCTGGGCGTGGCCGGCGACGAACGGGTCGCGACCCTGATGTGGAACAACGCCGAGCACGTCGAGGCCTACTTCGCGATCCCCTCCATGGGCGCGATCCTGCACACGCTCAACCTGCGCCTCCCTCCCGAGCAGCTGGCCTGGATCGTCAACCACGCGGCCGACCGGGTCGTCATCGCCAACGGTTCGCTCCTCCCCCTGCTGGTGCCGCTGCTGCCGCACCTCAAGACGGTGGAGCACGTGGTGGTGTCGGGGCCGGGTGACCGTTCGGGCCTCGCGGCCGCCGACGTCCAGGTGCACGAGTACGAGGAACTGATCGCCGGCAAGCCGACGACGTACGACTGGCCGGAGCTGGACGAGCGGCAGGCCGCCGCCATGTGCTACACCTCCGGCACCACGGGCGACCCGAAGGGCGTCGTCTACTCGCACCGTTCGATCTACCTGCACTCCATGCAGGTCAACATGACCCAGTCGATGGGCCTGACGGACCAGGACACCTCGCTCGTGGTGGTGCCCCAGTTCCACGTCAACGCCTGGGGACTGCCGCACGCCACCTTCATGACCGGCGTCAACATGCTGATGCCGGACCGCTTCCTCCAGCCCGCGCCCCTCGCCGAGATGATCGAGCGCGAGAAGCCGACCCACGCGGCCGCCGTGCCCACCATCTGGCAGGGCCTGCTCGCCGAGCTCACCGCGAATCCCCGGGACGTCTCCACCCTCGGCCAGGTCACCATCGGCGGCTCGGCCTGCCCGCCCTCGCTCATGGAGGCGTTCGACAGCCTCGGCATGCGGGTCTGCCACGCCTGGGGCATGACGGAGACCTCCCCGCTCGGCACGGTCGCCCGGCCGCCGGCGCACGCGGTCGGCACGGCGGAGGAGTTCGCGTACCGGCTCACCCAGGGCCGCTTCCCGACGGGCGTCGAGGCCCGGCTCACCGGCCCCGGCGGCGAGCGCATCCCGTGGGACGGCGAGTCGGCGGGCGAGCTGGAGGTGCGCGGCCCCTGGATCGCGGGCGCCTACTACAACGGCCCCGACGCCGAACCGCTGCGCCCCGCCGACAAGTTCAGCGAGGACGGCTGGCTGAAGACCGGCGACGTCGGCATCATCTCCCGCGACGGCTTCCTCACGCTCACCGACCGCGCCAAGGACGTCATCAAGTCCGGCGGCGAGTGGATCTCCTCGGTCGACCTGGAGAACGCGCTGATGTCCCATCCGGACGTCGCCGAGGCCGCCGTGGTCGCCGTCCCCGACGACAAGTGGGGCGAGCGTCCGCTGGCCACGGTGGTCCTCAAGGAGGGCGCCAGCGCCGACTTCGAGACCCTGCGCGCCTTCCTCGCCGACGAGGGCAAGATCGCGAAGTGGCAGCTGCCGGAGCGGTGGACGGTCATCGCGGCGGTGCCGAAGACGAGCGTCGGCAAGTTCGACAAGAAGGTGCTGCGCAGGCAGTACGCGGAGGGTGGCCTGGACGTCACCCAGCTCTGA
- a CDS encoding response regulator: protein MSSRPSRGAARLAAILDALPDALVLVNANGTVVNANTIALEAFEAPGTALVGRGLLDLLPQFDSKLIPGSMRRPDHMDPQGRTKPTRMMARRTDGTEFPVEVTSANLENGQQAYDGYGYGGDELLMLVVRDLTGTVDTEAELARSQRQTEMILRAASEGVVGTDTDGRIVLVNPAAAQILGYRASDLGGRELHTLVLHSRADGSPFPYEESALADTLRSGRKHRVRGQVLWSKGGDEVSVDLTTAPVRDGDQLVGAVMTFADRRPYDALAEEKTTAEERHAEELERLAEEHASELTALRQKHVSEVEELRELHAEELAAGEERYAALGEREKDRYEALAARHEQLLTLLAGSLRGPLDELRRELAALAADDAGQLWPEANQVLHHLSAGYSRITTLIDNVLGYQQLDSGTDQVSRTKVMLDAVVAAGVDGAVELIGPGRVQFAVHAPPIEAEVDPQRLATALAHLVADVAGVDATGNSPVSAGGYMDNTVVVAAAQRGEVVRIEVRGPYAGGDPVHEPIVRGIVRAHGGVLQTHEVPGMSGSAYVLEVPIGGGAGAVPAAPVDGVAPEATDGTEGAAVATGAEQGAGGGRRRARRSSVDAFLASDTPGADADSADAEGSAPTGRRRRRSAAAVPALPQGAADAEGEASGGTGRRRGRPAEDGGDGVSEGAVVTAAEHAAGAAAIGNGLGATVPPQGVPAPGGRRARRDGGEQHALPPALPAAGTSASASGSGTAGSGDAPQASGRRRRALATAAERGAAQAQEAGPRPVFALPPAAADRTAASRGAEQGGGEPAAAPSPAAAVTPGVAGAPGAPVAPGSIPAPVQAQAQVPGQVPAPGQVPAAGQGAPGDVLVDEGRHDAVPHDQAADHTPPQPHPTSAPTGRRRRAVGQPVADQPAQAAAPNAAAPSLPLPAEAAPSPAAPEQGTSAQGTPAPQPWPAADDTPDAGTAVPANAAAGTPVPPRAAPGAPVPPKPNAPRAAQPQPSPGTPAPGTPLPPEGAAAAPVGQSERAAQPLPAEAAAPGAPAAPVDPNSTQGRAISVRTLGQGVPFTRQAAQVQQPAPPAQSSATPPPHQTSGGRRRKLGTPPDPAARPGASPEQAARPHPPSEQPVSAQPQQSLGGQPQSQPQPQPSLAGQSRLAPTTEAAGRSYAIGAPDENAAEGPEPLDGPGGAVEVADTPRPQPMDDELPPEPLDNPRRLLVWPAPDVTTQQALSDRGYRPVIVHSREEVDAQIAAFPAALFVDPLTGPITRTALQSLRQAAVAASVPVMVTAGLGQASREAAYGADPAVLLKALAPRDSEQHPPRVLLIEEHAEIALALTATLERRGMQVARAASDADAVALAGDFRPNLVVMDLLQVHRRRAGIVDWLRANGQLNRTPLVVYTAAVDQADLPRLASGETVLFLAERSTSGEVQSRIVDLLARIGTN, encoded by the coding sequence GTGAGCAGCAGGCCATCCCGAGGCGCTGCTCGCCTCGCAGCCATACTCGACGCGCTTCCCGATGCGTTGGTGCTGGTCAACGCCAATGGGACCGTCGTCAACGCCAACACCATCGCCCTGGAGGCCTTCGAGGCGCCGGGGACGGCTCTGGTGGGGCGGGGGCTGCTCGATCTGCTGCCGCAGTTCGACTCCAAGCTGATCCCGGGGTCCATGCGACGGCCCGACCACATGGACCCGCAGGGCCGGACCAAGCCGACCCGGATGATGGCCCGGCGGACCGACGGCACCGAGTTCCCGGTCGAGGTGACGTCCGCGAATCTCGAGAACGGGCAACAGGCCTACGACGGATACGGCTACGGCGGTGACGAGCTGCTCATGCTCGTCGTACGCGATCTGACCGGCACCGTCGACACCGAGGCCGAGCTGGCGCGTTCGCAGCGGCAGACCGAGATGATCCTGCGGGCCGCTTCTGAAGGTGTCGTGGGCACCGACACCGACGGGCGGATCGTTCTCGTCAACCCGGCCGCCGCTCAGATACTGGGTTACCGGGCCAGCGACCTCGGTGGACGCGAGCTGCACACGCTCGTCCTGCACTCCCGTGCCGACGGGTCGCCCTTCCCGTACGAGGAGTCCGCGCTCGCCGACACCCTGCGCTCGGGGCGCAAGCACCGGGTGCGTGGGCAGGTGCTGTGGTCCAAGGGCGGGGACGAGGTGTCCGTCGACCTGACGACCGCGCCCGTGCGCGACGGCGACCAGCTCGTCGGCGCCGTGATGACCTTCGCCGACCGTCGGCCCTACGACGCCCTCGCCGAGGAGAAGACCACCGCCGAGGAGCGGCACGCCGAGGAGCTGGAGCGGCTCGCCGAGGAGCACGCCTCCGAGCTGACCGCCCTGCGGCAGAAGCATGTGAGCGAGGTCGAGGAGCTCCGGGAGCTGCACGCCGAGGAACTCGCCGCGGGCGAGGAGCGGTATGCCGCGCTCGGAGAGCGGGAGAAGGACCGGTACGAGGCGCTGGCGGCTCGGCACGAGCAGTTGCTGACGCTCCTCGCGGGCTCGCTCCGGGGCCCGCTCGACGAACTCCGCCGTGAACTGGCCGCGCTCGCCGCCGACGACGCCGGGCAGCTGTGGCCCGAGGCCAACCAGGTGCTCCATCACCTGTCGGCCGGCTACTCCCGGATCACGACGCTCATCGACAACGTCCTCGGGTACCAGCAGCTCGACTCGGGGACCGACCAGGTCTCCCGTACGAAGGTGATGCTCGACGCCGTCGTCGCCGCGGGTGTCGACGGGGCCGTGGAACTCATCGGGCCGGGGCGGGTGCAGTTCGCCGTGCACGCACCGCCCATCGAGGCCGAGGTCGACCCGCAGCGCCTCGCCACCGCGCTCGCGCATCTCGTCGCCGATGTGGCGGGGGTCGACGCGACCGGGAACTCGCCCGTGTCGGCGGGCGGTTACATGGACAACACCGTCGTGGTCGCCGCGGCACAGCGCGGTGAGGTCGTACGGATCGAGGTGCGCGGGCCGTATGCCGGGGGAGACCCGGTGCACGAGCCGATCGTGCGCGGGATCGTGCGGGCCCACGGCGGTGTGCTCCAGACGCACGAGGTGCCGGGGATGAGCGGCAGTGCGTACGTCCTCGAAGTGCCCATCGGGGGTGGGGCGGGAGCCGTTCCGGCGGCACCCGTGGACGGCGTCGCGCCTGAGGCCACTGACGGGACCGAGGGTGCCGCTGTGGCTACCGGTGCCGAGCAGGGTGCCGGTGGCGGGCGGCGGCGGGCCCGGCGGTCCTCCGTGGACGCCTTCCTGGCGAGCGACACGCCCGGTGCCGACGCCGATTCCGCCGACGCGGAGGGCTCCGCGCCCACCGGACGGCGGCGCAGGCGTTCGGCAGCTGCCGTTCCGGCGCTGCCCCAGGGTGCGGCGGACGCCGAGGGCGAGGCCTCCGGCGGTACCGGACGGCGGCGCGGACGGCCTGCCGAGGACGGCGGAGACGGCGTCTCCGAGGGGGCCGTGGTCACGGCCGCCGAGCATGCGGCGGGAGCCGCGGCCATCGGGAACGGCCTGGGCGCGACCGTGCCTCCGCAGGGAGTGCCGGCGCCCGGCGGACGACGCGCCCGGCGGGACGGCGGGGAGCAGCACGCTCTGCCGCCCGCCCTGCCTGCGGCCGGTACCTCCGCTTCGGCTTCCGGGTCCGGTACGGCCGGCTCGGGCGATGCTCCTCAGGCGTCCGGACGACGTCGACGTGCCCTGGCAACGGCCGCCGAGCGAGGTGCCGCGCAGGCGCAGGAGGCCGGGCCCCGTCCGGTGTTCGCGCTGCCGCCCGCCGCGGCGGACCGGACTGCTGCCAGCAGGGGGGCGGAGCAGGGCGGCGGTGAGCCGGCTGCGGCTCCCTCTCCGGCCGCGGCTGTGACGCCGGGTGTGGCTGGGGCGCCGGGTGCGCCTGTGGCTCCGGGCTCGATCCCGGCTCCCGTGCAGGCGCAGGCTCAGGTTCCCGGGCAGGTCCCGGCGCCCGGGCAGGTGCCGGCTGCCGGGCAGGGCGCTCCTGGGGACGTTCTCGTCGACGAGGGCCGGCACGATGCCGTGCCGCACGATCAGGCCGCCGACCACACCCCGCCACAGCCGCATCCGACCAGCGCGCCGACCGGGCGTCGCCGACGGGCCGTGGGCCAGCCGGTTGCGGACCAGCCCGCCCAGGCCGCCGCGCCGAACGCCGCTGCCCCGAGCCTGCCTCTCCCCGCCGAGGCGGCCCCCAGTCCGGCAGCCCCCGAGCAGGGCACCTCGGCTCAAGGCACCCCGGCCCCGCAGCCATGGCCCGCCGCCGATGACACCCCGGACGCCGGGACCGCCGTACCGGCGAACGCCGCTGCCGGCACGCCCGTACCCCCGCGGGCCGCGCCCGGTGCCCCCGTACCGCCGAAGCCGAACGCCCCCCGGGCCGCGCAGCCCCAGCCCTCGCCGGGCACCCCGGCTCCGGGCACCCCGCTGCCTCCGGAAGGCGCGGCTGCAGCCCCGGTCGGTCAGTCGGAGCGGGCGGCCCAGCCGCTGCCCGCCGAAGCCGCCGCTCCGGGTGCTCCGGCCGCTCCCGTCGACCCGAACTCGACGCAAGGCCGGGCGATCAGTGTGCGGACGCTGGGGCAGGGGGTGCCGTTCACTCGGCAGGCCGCGCAGGTGCAGCAGCCGGCGCCGCCCGCGCAGTCGTCGGCCACGCCTCCCCCGCATCAGACCAGCGGCGGACGCCGCCGCAAGCTGGGCACGCCGCCCGACCCGGCCGCGCGGCCCGGCGCTTCGCCGGAGCAGGCGGCGCGGCCGCATCCGCCGTCCGAGCAGCCGGTGTCCGCACAGCCGCAGCAGTCGCTCGGCGGGCAACCCCAGTCCCAGCCGCAGCCCCAGCCGTCGCTGGCCGGGCAGTCGCGGCTGGCGCCTACGACCGAGGCGGCCGGACGGTCGTACGCCATAGGCGCGCCGGACGAGAACGCCGCCGAGGGGCCCGAGCCGCTGGACGGTCCGGGCGGGGCCGTCGAGGTCGCCGACACTCCGCGGCCGCAGCCGATGGACGACGAACTTCCGCCGGAGCCGCTCGACAACCCGCGGCGGCTGCTGGTGTGGCCCGCACCGGATGTGACGACCCAGCAGGCGCTGAGCGACCGCGGCTACCGGCCGGTCATCGTGCACTCGCGCGAGGAGGTCGACGCGCAGATCGCGGCGTTCCCCGCCGCGCTGTTCGTCGATCCGCTGACCGGGCCGATCACGCGGACCGCGCTGCAGTCGCTGCGGCAGGCCGCGGTCGCCGCGTCGGTGCCGGTGATGGTGACCGCGGGGCTCGGACAGGCTTCGCGGGAGGCAGCGTACGGCGCCGACCCCGCCGTACTGCTCAAGGCGCTGGCGCCGCGGGACAGTGAGCAGCACCCGCCGCGCGTGCTGCTGATCGAGGAGCACGCGGAGATCGCGCTGGCGCTGACCGCGACGCTGGAGCGGCGCGGGATGCAGGTGGCGCGGGCCGCGAGTGACGCCGACGCCGTGGCGCTGGCGGGTGACTTCCGGCCGAACCTGGTCGTGATGGACCTGCTGCAGGTGCATCGGCGCCGGGCCGGGATCGTCGACTGGCTGCGCGCGAACGGGCAGCTCAACCGCACCCCGCTCGTCGTCTACACCGCCGCCGTCGACCAGGCCGACCTGCCCCGCCTGGCATCGGGCGAGACGGTGCTGTTCCTGGCCGAACGGTCAACGAGTGGTGAGGTGCAGAGCCGGATCGTGGACCTGCTGGCACGGATCGGTACCAACTGA
- a CDS encoding SSI family serine proteinase inhibitor produces MLQVNRSAPARRLRRLLFVAAGSLVAVGSASVAPAAAQAQAAPLPLASPSLTDPGRSGDHLTVTVRNAGGGADGTYELSCHPAGGDHPDAAGACAALDRGARWGKDTFAPAERGGFCTMQYGGPATARVTGTWAGRPVDARYDRSNGCEIDRWDRLVPLLPDLRQQGRP; encoded by the coding sequence ATGTTGCAGGTCAACCGTTCCGCCCCGGCCCGGCGCCTTCGCCGGCTGCTCTTCGTCGCCGCCGGCTCCCTCGTCGCCGTCGGCTCCGCCTCCGTCGCGCCCGCCGCCGCGCAGGCACAGGCCGCGCCGCTCCCCCTCGCGTCCCCGTCCCTGACGGACCCCGGCCGCTCGGGCGACCACCTCACCGTCACCGTCCGCAACGCCGGCGGCGGCGCCGACGGGACCTATGAGCTGTCCTGCCACCCGGCCGGCGGCGACCACCCCGACGCCGCCGGGGCCTGTGCCGCGCTCGATCGCGGCGCCCGGTGGGGCAAGGACACCTTCGCCCCCGCGGAGCGGGGCGGCTTCTGCACCATGCAGTACGGCGGCCCGGCCACCGCGCGTGTCACCGGGACCTGGGCCGGGCGTCCCGTCGACGCGCGGTACGACCGCAGCAACGGGTGCGAGATCGACCGCTGGGACCGGCTCGTGCCGCTCCTTCCCGACCTGCGCCAGCAGGGGCGGCCGTAG